A genomic window from Carassius auratus strain Wakin chromosome 19, ASM336829v1, whole genome shotgun sequence includes:
- the LOC113119887 gene encoding eukaryotic translation initiation factor 1b-like, protein MSAIQNLQTFDPFADATKGDDRLPGGTEDYIHIRIQQRNGRKTLTTVQGIADDYDKKKLVKAFKKKFACNGTVIEHPEYGEVIQLQGDQRKNICQFLTDIELAKEEQLKVHGF, encoded by the exons ATGTCCGCTATCCAGAACCTCCAAACTTTTG ACCCCTTTGCTGATGCAACTAAGGGTGATGATCGGCTCCCAGGTGGGACTGAGGACTACATCCACATAAGAATTCAACAGAGGAACGGGCGGAAGACTCTGACCACGGTTCAGGGCATAGCCGACGACTATGATAAAAAGAAGCTAGTCAAGGCCTTCAAGAAG AAATTTGCCTGCAATGGGACTGTGATTGAGCACCCTGAGTATGGTGAAGTGATTCAGCTGCAAGGTGACCAGCGCAAGAACATTTGCCAGTTTCTCACTGAT ATTGAACTGGCCAAAGAGGAGCAGCTCAAAGTCCACGGGTTCTAG